One window of Tenacibaculum maritimum NCIMB 2154 genomic DNA carries:
- a CDS encoding transporter, with amino-acid sequence MKKSIVTVALLLMASVQSFAQENETSNIQTYTPSKLLSKGQWDIKWGNNLYTQTKEAGKDGKSTKVDRSNFFTSSLEVFTGVSESSRFNVGLLAEYRSNTVGGRGAFSVFSLEGAPTERKGLGSIAPAIKFQPFKKLSNFSVQSALHIPLVNKETENNVFLDQTTWIFQNRFFYDYTFEGNKWQLFTELNTEYGFGEDTSFANNTFLLVPSVFMSYFPNENITVLGFAQHAERFGDFTQDYTALGMGAKYQLTKELNIEALYSNFVRGNNNGLGESFNIGLRYLFTK; translated from the coding sequence ATGAAAAAAAGTATAGTTACAGTAGCCCTTCTTCTAATGGCAAGTGTACAGTCATTTGCACAAGAAAATGAAACGAGCAATATTCAAACATATACCCCTTCTAAATTATTGAGTAAAGGTCAATGGGATATAAAATGGGGAAACAATTTATACACACAAACAAAGGAGGCAGGAAAAGATGGCAAGTCCACTAAAGTTGACAGAAGTAACTTTTTTACTTCATCTTTAGAAGTATTTACAGGAGTTTCTGAGAGCAGTAGATTTAATGTAGGTTTATTAGCAGAGTACCGTTCCAATACTGTTGGAGGAAGAGGTGCTTTTTCTGTTTTTAGTTTAGAAGGAGCTCCTACCGAAAGAAAAGGTTTAGGATCTATAGCACCAGCAATTAAGTTTCAGCCTTTTAAAAAGTTGAGTAATTTTTCTGTACAATCAGCACTTCATATTCCTTTGGTAAATAAGGAAACCGAAAATAACGTTTTTCTAGATCAAACGACTTGGATCTTTCAAAACAGGTTTTTTTATGATTATACGTTTGAAGGAAATAAGTGGCAATTATTTACAGAATTGAATACTGAATATGGTTTTGGAGAAGACACTAGTTTTGCTAATAATACTTTTTTGTTAGTTCCTAGTGTATTTATGAGTTACTTTCCAAATGAAAACATAACCGTTTTAGGATTTGCTCAACATGCTGAACGATTTGGAGATTTTACTCAAGATTATACAGCCTTAGGAATGGGAGCAAAATATCAATTGACGAAAGAATTGAATATAGAGGCTCTGTATAGCAATTTTGTAAGAGGAAATAATAATGGACTAGGGGAAAGTTTTAATATTGGGTTACGATATTTATTTACAAAATAA
- a CDS encoding glycoside hydrolase family 113, which translates to MKAYQYIYFLAVIILLQGSCKSQKEKINGVSFVASSEAIHRNEIRPLRKASTNYVALMPFGFIKSLTSPEIIYNSNKQWFGETKEGVAQYASVFQKEGIKLMLKPQIWVWRGAFTGAIEMDTEEHWKLLESSYEKFILTYAELAASLKVNIFCIGTELEKFVVNRPLFWKALIRKIKRIYKGKLTYAANWDEFKRVPFWNELHYIGVDAYFPLSNHKSPTILQLKEGWKVHKEEVKKVQQQFNKKILFTEYGYRSIDFMAKEPWNSERIAGNVNLKNQVNALEVIHQQFWEEDWFAGGFLWKWFHNHHGVGGSNNNRFTPQNKPAEVKIKELYDK; encoded by the coding sequence ATGAAAGCCTACCAATATATATACTTTCTTGCAGTAATAATTCTTTTGCAAGGTTCTTGTAAAAGTCAAAAAGAAAAAATAAACGGGGTTAGTTTTGTAGCTTCTTCAGAAGCAATTCATCGCAATGAAATACGCCCTTTACGAAAGGCATCAACGAATTATGTAGCGTTGATGCCTTTTGGTTTTATAAAGAGTTTAACCTCTCCAGAAATTATTTATAATTCGAATAAACAGTGGTTTGGAGAAACCAAAGAAGGGGTTGCTCAATACGCTTCAGTATTTCAGAAAGAAGGCATAAAGCTAATGTTAAAGCCTCAAATTTGGGTTTGGAGAGGAGCGTTTACAGGAGCTATTGAAATGGATACAGAAGAACATTGGAAGCTTTTAGAGTCTTCTTATGAAAAATTTATTTTAACGTATGCAGAATTGGCTGCAAGCTTAAAGGTGAACATTTTTTGTATAGGAACGGAGCTTGAAAAATTTGTGGTGAATCGTCCTCTTTTTTGGAAAGCACTTATCCGTAAAATAAAAAGGATTTATAAAGGAAAATTAACTTATGCGGCTAATTGGGATGAATTTAAGCGAGTGCCGTTTTGGAATGAATTGCATTATATAGGGGTGGATGCGTATTTTCCTTTGAGTAATCATAAATCACCTACAATACTTCAGTTAAAAGAGGGATGGAAAGTTCATAAAGAGGAGGTGAAAAAAGTTCAGCAGCAATTCAATAAAAAAATATTGTTTACAGAGTACGGTTATAGAAGTATAGATTTTATGGCTAAAGAACCTTGGAATTCTGAAAGGATAGCAGGAAATGTGAATTTAAAAAACCAAGTAAATGCATTGGAGGTAATTCATCAACAATTTTGGGAAGAAGATTGGTTTGCTGGAGGTTTTTTATGGAAATGGTTTCACAATCATCATGGGGTTGGAGGAAGTAATAATAATAGATTTACTCCTCAAAATAAACCGGCAGAAGTAAAAATAAAGGAACTATACGATAAATAA